Proteins from one Pyrobaculum neutrophilum V24Sta genomic window:
- the thsA gene encoding thermosome subunit alpha, which translates to MAQAQAPRTGVPVMILKEGSQRTTGVDARRSNIQAAKVIAEILATSLGPRGMDKMLIDAFGDVTITGDGATILKEMEVQHPAAKLLIEVAKAQDAEVGDGTTTVVVLAGKLLELGEELLEEGIHPTIVIDGYKKAADYALKVAEEFAKPIDLTKEQLLKVVSSSLSSKVVAETRDYLAGLVVEAALQAVETRDGKPYLDLDWIKIEKKKGKSIYETQLVRGIVLDKEVVHPGMPKRVTNAKIAILDAPLEIEKPEWTTKISVTSPDQIKAFLDQEAEILKSYVDHLASIGANVVITQKGIDEVAQHFLAKKGIMAIRRVKRSDIEKLARATGAKIITSIKDAKPEDLGTAGLVEERKVGEEKMVFVENIPNPRAVTILVRGGSDRILDEVERSLQDALHVARDLFREPKIVPGGGAFEIEVSRKVREYARKLPGKEQLAALKFADALEHIPTILALTAGLDPVDAIAELRRRHDNGEFSAGVDVHGGKIADMASLNVWDPLIVKKQVIKSAVEAAIMILRIDDIIAAGAPKKEEKKGKKGGEEGEEKSETKFD; encoded by the coding sequence ATGGCGCAGGCGCAAGCCCCTAGGACAGGCGTGCCCGTCATGATATTGAAAGAGGGGAGCCAGAGGACAACCGGCGTAGATGCACGCCGTTCTAACATCCAAGCGGCTAAGGTAATTGCGGAGATACTCGCCACATCTCTAGGGCCTAGAGGGATGGACAAGATGCTCATCGACGCATTTGGTGACGTCACAATAACCGGAGACGGCGCCACAATCCTCAAGGAGATGGAGGTCCAGCACCCAGCCGCCAAACTCCTAATCGAGGTGGCGAAGGCGCAAGATGCAGAGGTGGGTGACGGCACAACCACTGTGGTTGTTCTAGCCGGCAAACTGCTGGAGCTAGGCGAGGAGCTGTTGGAGGAGGGCATCCATCCAACCATCGTGATCGACGGTTACAAGAAAGCCGCAGATTACGCCCTTAAGGTAGCCGAGGAGTTCGCGAAGCCGATCGACCTCACAAAGGAGCAACTGCTTAAAGTCGTCTCGAGCTCCCTCTCCTCCAAGGTGGTGGCGGAGACCAGAGACTACCTGGCGGGCCTCGTGGTGGAGGCGGCTCTGCAGGCCGTTGAGACAAGAGACGGGAAGCCCTATCTCGACCTAGACTGGATCAAAATCGAGAAGAAGAAGGGCAAATCCATCTACGAGACCCAGCTAGTCAGAGGCATCGTGCTAGACAAGGAGGTAGTTCACCCAGGTATGCCTAAGCGTGTGACAAACGCCAAAATCGCCATCTTGGACGCCCCCCTGGAGATCGAGAAGCCCGAGTGGACCACGAAGATCTCCGTCACAAGCCCTGACCAGATAAAGGCGTTTCTAGACCAGGAGGCCGAGATCCTGAAGTCATACGTAGACCACCTGGCCTCCATAGGGGCCAACGTTGTAATTACGCAGAAGGGAATCGACGAGGTTGCTCAGCACTTCCTAGCGAAGAAGGGCATAATGGCAATTAGAAGGGTCAAGAGAAGCGACATAGAGAAGCTCGCTAGAGCGACTGGCGCCAAGATCATTACCTCCATCAAGGACGCCAAGCCTGAGGACCTAGGCACCGCCGGGCTTGTGGAGGAGAGGAAGGTGGGCGAGGAGAAGATGGTGTTTGTGGAGAACATACCCAATCCGAGGGCCGTAACAATACTGGTCCGCGGCGGTAGCGACAGGATCCTTGACGAGGTCGAGAGGTCGCTCCAGGACGCCCTCCACGTCGCACGCGACCTCTTCAGAGAGCCTAAGATAGTGCCCGGCGGCGGCGCCTTTGAAATAGAGGTTAGTAGAAAGGTGAGGGAGTACGCCAGAAAGCTTCCAGGGAAGGAGCAGCTGGCCGCCCTAAAATTCGCCGACGCTCTGGAGCACATACCCACGATCTTGGCGTTGACCGCGGGCCTTGACCCCGTAGACGCCATCGCCGAGCTGAGGCGTAGACATGACAACGGCGAGTTCTCCGCTGGTGTAGACGTACATGGGGGCAAGATAGCAGATATGGCGTCGCTCAACGTGTGGGACCCGTTGATAGTTAAGAAGCAGGTGATAAAGTCGGCGGTGGAGGCCGCCATCATGATACTCCGCATAGACGACATAATTGCCGCCGGGGCTCCGAAGAAGGAGGAGAAG
- a CDS encoding pyruvate ferredoxin oxidoreductase: MTALLKTALTGNHAVAYAVKMAKPHVIAAYPITPQTTIVEKLAEFVERGELKARFINVESEYGAMSVVYGAAMAGARVFTATSSHGLLYMYEMTWWAALSRAPIVMAVATRTIGPIWNIHVEHNDILTLRDSGWLIAMAETAQEAFDLTIQAFKIAESAVLPVSVGIDGFVLSHSTEPVEVPPQEVVDSFLPPRRADVPLLLRPGEPITFGNLPSDNRIHARYKIEAVYRAQQEAKDVVVQADREYGKLTGRSYGGLVEWYRAEDAEDVVVCAGAWCSDAKRAVDALRSRDIPVGLLRLRFIRPFPTEEVKRLSQYRRAVVFDRDITPLGGVLGVELKAAVPDAEVVNIVAGIAGVDFDAEAFYRVISNAVEGRYRGVEFVV; the protein is encoded by the coding sequence CCGTGGCTTATGCCGTCAAGATGGCGAAGCCCCACGTCATAGCGGCGTACCCCATAACGCCTCAGACGACCATAGTGGAGAAACTCGCCGAATTCGTAGAAAGGGGGGAGCTCAAGGCGCGTTTTATCAATGTCGAGTCCGAATACGGCGCTATGTCGGTAGTATATGGCGCGGCGATGGCCGGCGCTAGGGTCTTCACCGCGACGTCGTCCCACGGCCTATTGTACATGTACGAGATGACGTGGTGGGCGGCGTTGAGCAGAGCGCCAATTGTGATGGCGGTGGCTACCCGGACCATCGGGCCTATCTGGAACATACACGTTGAGCATAACGACATCTTAACTCTTAGGGACTCCGGATGGCTGATAGCCATGGCGGAGACCGCCCAGGAGGCGTTTGATTTAACGATACAGGCGTTTAAGATCGCGGAAAGCGCCGTTTTGCCGGTTTCCGTGGGCATAGACGGGTTTGTGCTCAGCCACTCCACCGAGCCCGTGGAGGTGCCTCCTCAAGAGGTGGTAGACAGCTTCCTGCCTCCCAGGAGGGCGGATGTGCCTCTTCTGTTGAGACCCGGCGAGCCTATCACCTTTGGAAATCTGCCTTCAGACAACAGGATACATGCAAGGTACAAAATAGAGGCCGTGTATAGGGCGCAGCAGGAGGCAAAAGACGTCGTTGTACAAGCAGATAGAGAATACGGAAAACTGACGGGCAGAAGCTACGGGGGTCTCGTGGAGTGGTACAGGGCCGAGGATGCGGAAGACGTAGTGGTCTGTGCGGGGGCTTGGTGTAGCGATGCGAAACGCGCCGTAGACGCACTTAGGAGCCGAGACATCCCGGTAGGGCTACTGAGGCTGAGGTTCATAAGGCCTTTTCCAACCGAGGAGGTGAAAAGGCTGAGCCAGTACCGAAGAGCGGTGGTGTTTGACCGCGATATAACCCCCCTAGGCGGCGTGCTCGGCGTGGAGCTCAAGGCGGCTGTGCCAGACGCAGAGGTGGTCAACATAGTCGCGGGGATTGCCGGCGTTGATTTCGACGCGGAGGCGTTCTACCGCGTTATAAGCAACGCAGTGGAGGGCAGGTATAGGGGAGTGGAGTTTGTGGTATGA
- the porB gene encoding pyruvate synthase subunit PorB — protein sequence MTFRLDQLPKKRYVIPGNAACAGCGMMIGLKILGMALGDESVLVIPASCASVVQGLAPKTGLAFPILNVPFASSAAVATGIAEAYKALGVRGHVVVWAGDGGTADIGFATLSGAAERNSNVIYVMYDNEAYMNTGIQRSSSTPRSAWTTTTPSGKRERRKDVALLMAMHGVPYVATASIAYPHDFYRKLKRAAEVEGFRFIHLQTPCPPGWRFDPAKTVEVARLAVETGAWILWEYDKGVLKVNPPSDRFADKSKRRPLVEYVKLQGRFAHLSESDIKALEEEIEERWRLILALSSALNQR from the coding sequence ATGACCTTCCGATTGGATCAACTCCCCAAGAAGCGCTACGTCATACCCGGCAACGCCGCATGCGCCGGTTGCGGTATGATGATAGGTCTAAAGATACTGGGCATGGCACTGGGCGACGAATCGGTGCTTGTAATACCGGCGAGTTGCGCCTCCGTTGTGCAGGGCCTGGCGCCTAAGACCGGCCTCGCATTCCCTATCTTAAACGTGCCCTTCGCCTCCTCGGCAGCCGTAGCCACAGGCATAGCCGAGGCCTACAAGGCGCTCGGCGTAAGAGGACACGTGGTGGTGTGGGCTGGCGATGGGGGGACCGCGGATATAGGCTTCGCCACCTTAAGCGGCGCCGCGGAGAGAAATAGCAACGTGATCTACGTGATGTACGACAACGAGGCCTACATGAACACCGGCATACAGCGCAGTAGCTCCACGCCGCGGAGTGCTTGGACAACGACTACGCCGAGCGGCAAACGCGAGAGGAGGAAAGACGTCGCCTTGCTCATGGCCATGCACGGAGTGCCGTACGTGGCAACGGCCAGCATAGCCTATCCACACGACTTCTACAGGAAGCTGAAGAGAGCTGCGGAAGTGGAGGGCTTCAGGTTTATACATCTGCAAACGCCGTGTCCTCCAGGCTGGAGGTTCGATCCGGCGAAGACCGTGGAGGTGGCTAGACTCGCCGTGGAGACGGGCGCGTGGATACTCTGGGAGTACGACAAAGGGGTGTTGAAGGTGAATCCGCCGAGCGATAGGTTTGCCGATAAGTCCAAGAGGAGGCCTCTTGTAGAGTATGTAAAACTACAGGGGAGGTTCGCCCATTTGTCCGAAAGCGATATAAAGGCCCTCGAGGAGGAGATCGAGGAAAGGTGGCGTCTCATACTTGCGCTTTCTAGCGCCCTCAACCAGCGTTAA